A segment of the Acidimicrobiales bacterium genome:
GCCCCGCCCCCTGCCTCGGTGGTGTCGGTGGCCCCGCCGCCGGTCTCCGCGGTCGTGGTGTCACTGGCGCTGTCGTCGTCGTCGCCACCACACGCGGCGAAGACCAGCACCCCTGCGGCGAGCACCGCCACGAGCCTCGTGCCGTACCTCATCGGTGTTCCCCCTCCTGTCCGGTGACCGGGTCTGCGACGTGGAAGGCCGCGGATCGCGGCCAGGCCAGGCGGACGCGGTCGCCCACCCGGGTGGCGCCTGCGGTCCCGTCGCTGGACACGCTGGCGATTAGCTCGGTGGCGTCGTCGAGCAGCACGCGGACCCTCGACTCGGCCCCCAGGTACTGCACGTCGCGCACGGTGCCCTCGACGCTCACGTCGTCGCCGGGCTGCTCGCCCGCCGCGAGCAACCGGATGCGCTCCGGGCGCACGGTGAAGCTGCCCGGCCGGCCGAGCACCCGCTGGGCCAACTCGCCCACCAGCAGGTTCGACGTGCCCACGAACCCGGCGACGAACGCGGTGGCCGGGTGCGCGTAGATCTGGCGCGGGGCGCCGACCTGCTCGACGCGGCCCTGGTTGAACACCGCGATCCGGTCGCTCATGGAAAGGGCCTCGCCCTGGTCGTGCGTGACGAACACGAAGGTGATACCCACCTCGTGCTGGATCGCCTTGAGCTCCACCTGCATGCCCTCGCGGAGCTTCAGGTCGAGCGCGCCCAGGGGCTCGTCGAGCAGCAGCACGCGCGGGTGGTTCACCAGGGCCCGGGCCAGGGCCACCCGCTGGCGCTGGCCGCCGGAGAGCTGGCCGGGCCGTCGGTCGCCGAGGCCCGAGAGACGGACCACCTCGAGCATCTCGCCCGCCCGGCGGCGCCGCTCGGCCTTCCCCACCCGCTTCACCCTCAGGCCGTACTCGACGTTCTGCTGCACGCTCAGGTGCGGGAAGAGCGCGTAGTCCTGGAACACGGTGTTCACCGGCCGCTCGTAGGGCGGCTGGCGGGTGACGTCGTGGCCATGGAGGAGCACGGCCCCGGCGGTGGGCTCCTCGAAGCCGGCCACCATCCGCAGGACCGAGGTCTTCCCCGAGCCGGAGGGCCCGAGCAGCGAGAAGAACTCGCCGTCGGCGATCTCGAGGTCGATGCCGGCGACCGCGACGACCTCGCCGAAGGTCTTGCGGAGCCCGACCAGCTGGACCGCGGGGACGCCACCGACGCGCTCGCCCGCCGCCACCGCGACGCCGCGTGCCTCGGTCACGTCGACCCCCTTCGGACCCCGACCCCGTGAACGGACCGGAACACTAGACCGAACGCCCGGTGGCGCCATCGGGCCCGGGGCCCGGGGGCCGGGGCCCGGGGGCCCGGGGGCCCGTGCTCAGGCGGAGCGGCGCTCGGGCTCCACCCCGGCCCCGTCGGCCACCTCGCGGGCGGGCCGGGCGACCGCCACGGCACGGCGCCCTGCGAGCCAGGGCTCGCGCTGGTGCCAGTCGTAGACGACGGCGGTGCGCAGCATCAGATCCTGCCACGACGCGTTCTTGCGGCTGACCGTCGCCCACATCAGCCCGGGCGTGCCCGGGACGAAGAGGCACAGCGCGGCCCGCAGGAACGCCCTCCCGGGCTTGAGGCGTTGCCCGCTGGCGCGCAGGACGCGCAGCCCCACCAGCTGCTTGCCGAGGGTCTTGCCGGTGGCGGCCCACGCTCCCCCGAGATAGACGAACAGCACCAGCGGCACGCCGATCACGGACACCCACGCCGGCGGGCTGCTGAAGCCCACCTTGCCTCCCGTGACCAGGGCCCAGAACAGCTCCCACCCCAGCACGGCGGTGACCCAGACGCCGAACACCACGAACCAGTCGAGGGCGTTGGCCGCCACCCGGGTGACGATGCCGGCCCGGCGCCCCAGCGCGTCCTCGGGGTGAGGGGCCGCGTCGGCGGAGGTCACCGCTCGTCCTGGGCCGCCGGCGCAGGCGCAGGCGCTGGCCGCTCGATGGGCCCACCCAGCTCGAGCCGCCGCGCCCGGCGGCGGAACAGGATCCGGTCGACCACGTGCGCCACGAACTCGTCGACGGTGATGCCCTGGGCCCGCACCGCGTCGAGGGTCTCCGACGCCAGCGTGCTCGACGAGCTGCGCACCAGCGCCGGCAGCTCGATCTCGTCGACGACATCGGTCGCGATCCCGGCCAGGTCGACCCGCGTGGTGACGATCCGGTTGAAGTCGAGCCGGTCGAGCACCTGGTCGAAGTCGACCAGTCCGATGATGGCGTTCAGGTCGACGCGCTCCGCCACGATCTGGTTCAGGTCGAGCAGATCCACGACGGCGTTCACGTCGACCCGCTCCGCGATGATCCGGTTCAGGTCCAGCCGGTCGACGATCTTGTCGATGTCGACGCGAGCCACGATGGCGTCGAGGTCGATCTCGTCGAGCGCAGCCTCGACCGCCCGGCGGACCGCATCGCGCAAGAGGGCCGCGGCAGCGGCCCGATCGCGGGCGAGGGCGGCGCTCCCGGCGTCGTCCAGCGCCACCACGGGCCGGCCCGCCCGATCCAGCAGGGCACGGATCGGCACCGGGCTGGCCAGCACCCCGGCGACCGCTGCGAGCCGCCGCTCGGCGGCGGCCAGCGCGACGAGCGCGGCCTCCTGCGCCCGCAGCCCGAGCCCCAGCGCAGCCCTCGGCAGCCTGGCCGGCAGGCCCGCTGCGTCGGCCGGGCCCGAGCCGCCGAGCAGCTCCACCAGCGCGTCCGCGGCCAGGGCGGCCAGCCCCACGGCCGCGCGCGTCGCCCGCTCGGAGAGATCGGCCAGCGCAGGGACGAGCGGCGCGGCACCGTCGGCTGTGGGGGTCGGGCTGGCGTCGCGGTCCATGTGCGACGCCACGCTAGGGCGGGGCGCGACCGGCTGCACGGATCGAGGCTGGCATGATCCCGTCATGCGCACCGCCGGAGCCCGCGCCCGCCGTCGAGCGGGCCGGGGCCGCGCCGCCGCGGCCGGCATCGCGCTGGCCGTCCTGGCGGCCGGCGGGTGCTCCGACGACACGCCGGCCGGCTCGGAGGCCGCCGATGCCCTGGCCGCGGTCCGCGTGCCCGACACCATCGTCGTGACCAGCCCGGTGCTCACCGACGGCGGTCCCCTCGCCCTCCCGTTCACCTGCGAGGGCCCGGGCTTCTCCCCGCCGTTGCAGTGGACCGACCTCCCCGAGGGCACGGCCGAGGTGACGGTGGTGCTCGACGACATCGACGCGCCCGGCGGCACCTACGTCCACTGGATCGCCACCGGGATCGACCCCACGGAGGCCGCCCTGCTCGAGGGCCAGCTCCCCCCGGACGCGGTCTCGGCGGTGAACAGCGGCGGCGAGCCCGGCTACGCACCCCCCTGCCCGCCCGAGGGCGAGGAGCACCGCTACGTGTTCAGCGTGTACGCGCTGGGCGAGCCGCTGCCCGCTCCCGAGGCCTTGACCGTGGACGAGACGCTCGACGCCATCGCCGGCAGCGCTATCGCCCGAGGCGTGCTGGCCACGCGCTTCACTCGCTGAGCCGAGCGGTGGGCCGTCGCGCCGCCAGCCGTCGCGCCGCCAGCCATCGCGCCGCCGGCCATCGCGCCGACCACCGGCGGCCGGTCAGCCGGTGGTGGCCTCGGTGAGCTCGAAGTACTCGAAGGTGGGTGTGCGGACGAGCGGAGCGAAGAACACGTACGGGAACGTGCCCCGCCGGGTGCGCAGGACCTCGACGGCGTCGTTGTAGTAGCCGCGGGCGTAGGCCACCAGGTTCTCCTGGCGGCGGAGCTCGCCGGACAGGCGGAGGAACACCTGATCGGCCTTCAGCTGCGGGTACGCCTCGCCCAGTTCCAGCAGCCGGCGATCGGCGACGGCGGCCGCGCCCTGCGCCCGGGACGCCTCGGCCAGCTGGGCCGACGTGGGCATGCGGCTCCCACCGGTGAGCGTGGACCGCGCCCGGCCGATGAGCTCCAAGGTGTCGAGCTCGTGAGCGGCATAGCCCCGCACCACGGCCACCAAGGGCTCGATGGTGGCCGTGCGTCGCTGCGTGGCCACCTCGATGAGGGCCCACGCCTGCTCGGCCTGGTGCCGCACGGTGACCAGGCGGTTGTACACGCGGGCCAGCCACATCACCCACAGCACGAGGAGCAGCCCGCCGGCCAGCGACGCAGACCACAGGCCGAGGGTGCTGCCCTGCCAGCGGGCGTCGGCCTCCAGGGTGGCGATCAGCCCGACGCTCCACGGCAGCCCGGCGGCGCCGAGCACCGCGGCGGTCAACCCACCCCAGGCCGAGCAGCCGGCCTGGCCCAGCGCCTTCTCCTCGTCGCCGGCGATCAGCACCAGCTCGCCGTTGTCGGCCCCCTGCGCGGTGGTCGCGAACTCCACCCCCACCGCACCGTCCTCGCGCATCCGGGTGCCGCCGATGGCGAACACCTGCTCGCCCTGGCCGATCCAGTGCTCCGACACCCGCCAGGTGCCGGGCCAGGAGGCGATGGGCCCGTCGGGTCCCTCGGCAGGCACGGGTGCGCCGGCCACCTGGTGGAGCGCGGCCAGCACCACCTCGGGGTTCTCCTCGATGCTCGACTGCGACCAGGTGACGTCGGCGCCGCCCGGCTGCACCAGGACCGAGCCGGAGTCGTCGGTGATCCAGAACGGGACGATCGAGGTCGCCTGATGGCGTGTCTCCCAGCTGTGGCCGTTCCTGGTGACGATCCGCTCCTGGACCTCGAACCTCCACAGGGCGCAGGCCGCGCCCGTGAGGGGGCTGACGACGGGTCCCACCGGCTGGACCACCCCGGTCACCTCGCAGCGGCCCAGGAAGGCGGCGGCGGCCTTCGACGTGGGCGTGTCGATGATCGCCCAGCGCCGGCGCCACCACACCAGGCCCAGCCAGAGCCCGCCCACGAAGAGGAACGCGCAGACCACGAGCGGGAGGAACTCCCACTCCGACGAGGCCAGCACCTGTGGCGGGGCGACGGCCGCCACCGCCACCAGGGGGCTCATCGCCCCATCTTCGCCTCGGAGGGAGCGCCGCCCGCCCCGTGGGTACTGTCGTGCGATGGCTGTGCACACCGGGCCGGCGCGGTTGCGCTGGGGGATCCTGTCCACGGCCAGGATCGCTCGTCAGAAGGTCGTGCCCGGGATGCACGCGGCCCCGAGCTGCGTGGTGGTGGCCATCGCCAGCCGGGACCGGGCCCGGGCCGGCCGGGCGGCCGCCGAACTGGGCATCCCGACGGCGCACGGTTCCTACGAGGCCCTGCTCGCCGACCCCGAGGTGGACGCGGTCTACGTCCCGCTGCCCAACCACCTCCACGCCCAGTGGACGATCGCGGCGGCGCGGGCCGGCAAGCACGTGCTGTGCGAGAAGCCGCTCGCCGTCACGTCCGCCGAGGCGGCGCGGATGGTGGAGGCCTGCGAGGACGCCGGCGTGCTGCTGATGGAGGCGTTCATGTACCGGCTCCACCCGTCGTGGCAGACGGTTGTCGAGCTGGTCGACAGCGGGCGCATCGGTGAGCTCACCGCCATCCAGAGCTGGTTCTCCTACTTCAACGACGACCCCGGCAACATCCGCAACGTCGCCTCGTACGGGGGCGGCGCCCTGCTCGACATCGGCTGCTATCCGGTGAACCTGTCGCGCCTGCTGTTCGGCGGGGAGCCGACGGGCGTCGAGGCCTCGTCGATCCGCGACCCCGCCTCGGGGGTCGACGTGCTGACCTCCGCGGTGCTCGAGTTCGGCCCCCGGGGGACCGCCACGTTCACGTGCTCCACCCGGGTCGAGCCCGACCAGCGGGTCCACGTGTACGGCTCGGCCGGGCGGATCTCCGTCGAGATCCCGTTCAACATCCCGCCCGATCGCCCCACCCGCGTGCTGGTCACCGCCGGCGGCGACCCGCCGGTCGATCCGGCCACGGAGGCGATCACGCTGCCCCCGGCGGACCAGTACGCGATCGAGGCCGAGCGCTTCGCCCGGGCGGTGCTCGACGGCACCCCGGTGCCGATCGCACCGGCCGACGGCGTGGCGAACCTCCGGGTGATCGAGCGCATCAGCGCCAGCGCCGCCGGGCGCTGACGTCGGTCAGTCGCGGCCGACCGACAGGATCCGGTCGGCCTCGACGTCGGCCACCGTGGTCGTCTCGCCGTCGGGCCAGCGCACCCGCACCTCGTCGACCTGCGTCGCGGTGCCGAGGCCGACATGGGCTCGGGGATCCTCCGACGAGAGGAAGCTGCCACCCGCCCGGATCTCCCGCACCAGCTCGGTGCCGTCGGGCAGCACCACGGTGACGGTCGCACCGGGCGCGAACTCCTCGAGGGCGACCTCCAGCCAGTGGCCCCCGGCGCCGGTGTTGCGGAGGAGCACCAGCTCGCCGGCGATCGCCACGATGGCGACGTCGAGGTCGCCGTCGTTGTCGTAGTCGGCGGCGGCGAGGCCACGGCCCTGGATCGGCCCGAGGGCGTCGAGGCCGGCGCCGAGCGGCGCCAGCCGGCCCGCCTCACCCTGCGCGGTGCGGTTCTCGAACGCCTCGACCGGCTCCCGGTCGGCCTCGAGGTCGACGATGGGCAGCGCACCGCTGGCCACGACCAGATCGAGGTCGGTGTCGAGGTCGAGGTCGGCCCACGACGCACCCCAGCCGGTGACGTCGAGGCCCAGGTC
Coding sequences within it:
- a CDS encoding ABC transporter ATP-binding protein, giving the protein MAPPGVRSSVPVRSRGRGPKGVDVTEARGVAVAAGERVGGVPAVQLVGLRKTFGEVVAVAGIDLEIADGEFFSLLGPSGSGKTSVLRMVAGFEEPTAGAVLLHGHDVTRQPPYERPVNTVFQDYALFPHLSVQQNVEYGLRVKRVGKAERRRRAGEMLEVVRLSGLGDRRPGQLSGGQRQRVALARALVNHPRVLLLDEPLGALDLKLREGMQVELKAIQHEVGITFVFVTHDQGEALSMSDRIAVFNQGRVEQVGAPRQIYAHPATAFVAGFVGTSNLLVGELAQRVLGRPGSFTVRPERIRLLAAGEQPGDDVSVEGTVRDVQYLGAESRVRVLLDDATELIASVSSDGTAGATRVGDRVRLAWPRSAAFHVADPVTGQEGEHR
- a CDS encoding YbhB/YbcL family Raf kinase inhibitor-like protein — translated: MRTAGARARRRAGRGRAAAAGIALAVLAAGGCSDDTPAGSEAADALAAVRVPDTIVVTSPVLTDGGPLALPFTCEGPGFSPPLQWTDLPEGTAEVTVVLDDIDAPGGTYVHWIATGIDPTEAALLEGQLPPDAVSAVNSGGEPGYAPPCPPEGEEHRYVFSVYALGEPLPAPEALTVDETLDAIAGSAIARGVLATRFTR
- a CDS encoding LemA family protein; the encoded protein is MSPLVAVAAVAPPQVLASSEWEFLPLVVCAFLFVGGLWLGLVWWRRRWAIIDTPTSKAAAAFLGRCEVTGVVQPVGPVVSPLTGAACALWRFEVQERIVTRNGHSWETRHQATSIVPFWITDDSGSVLVQPGGADVTWSQSSIEENPEVVLAALHQVAGAPVPAEGPDGPIASWPGTWRVSEHWIGQGEQVFAIGGTRMREDGAVGVEFATTAQGADNGELVLIAGDEEKALGQAGCSAWGGLTAAVLGAAGLPWSVGLIATLEADARWQGSTLGLWSASLAGGLLLVLWVMWLARVYNRLVTVRHQAEQAWALIEVATQRRTATIEPLVAVVRGYAAHELDTLELIGRARSTLTGGSRMPTSAQLAEASRAQGAAAVADRRLLELGEAYPQLKADQVFLRLSGELRRQENLVAYARGYYNDAVEVLRTRRGTFPYVFFAPLVRTPTFEYFELTEATTG
- a CDS encoding Gfo/Idh/MocA family oxidoreductase, translating into MAVHTGPARLRWGILSTARIARQKVVPGMHAAPSCVVVAIASRDRARAGRAAAELGIPTAHGSYEALLADPEVDAVYVPLPNHLHAQWTIAAARAGKHVLCEKPLAVTSAEAARMVEACEDAGVLLMEAFMYRLHPSWQTVVELVDSGRIGELTAIQSWFSYFNDDPGNIRNVASYGGGALLDIGCYPVNLSRLLFGGEPTGVEASSIRDPASGVDVLTSAVLEFGPRGTATFTCSTRVEPDQRVHVYGSAGRISVEIPFNIPPDRPTRVLVTAGGDPPVDPATEAITLPPADQYAIEAERFARAVLDGTPVPIAPADGVANLRVIERISASAAGR
- a CDS encoding RDD family protein; this translates as MTSADAAPHPEDALGRRAGIVTRVAANALDWFVVFGVWVTAVLGWELFWALVTGGKVGFSSPPAWVSVIGVPLVLFVYLGGAWAATGKTLGKQLVGLRVLRASGQRLKPGRAFLRAALCLFVPGTPGLMWATVSRKNASWQDLMLRTAVVYDWHQREPWLAGRRAVAVARPAREVADGAGVEPERRSA